TCATGGAGAAGTTCTCAGGCAAAGAAGAACTCACCAGTCGGATAGAGTCAAACTATGAAACCCACGCTAAAACAGTGACAGGCAACAATGATGTCACCGTAACTTCCATCAATGGTCAAAACAGACTCGTCCTAGTAGCAGATTATATCAATACCCAATACAACACAATGCTCCACCGAACCGAAAGTGAATTTGCCATCCAAAGTGTTTTTGAAGATGTCTTCACAGGTGTAAGCTACAGTGTTGATACTGATGCTTTAAGTGTAACAGATGCAAGTAAATTGCAACAAAGTTTGACCAATTATCTGAATGATGCTTCTATCGATATAGACTCTAAAGTATTTTTAGCACAAACCATTTGGATGCTCAATACTACGAAGTCATTAACCATCGATGCCACAGCCCTTTTAGCAACAATCACCGATAGCATGAGCCACGATCTCATCCAACAAACGTTGACTTCAGGCATTGATTTTACAGGAACTAAGGGTGATGATAATCTTGAAGTTACTGGCAATACCTTAGTCCTTGGCAATAGTGGCAATGACATCATCCAATCACACGATAGTGCCAACCAAACCTATCTTTTTAGAAAAGGTGATGGCTCTGATATACTCTTTGATGCAGGTGGCAATGATACTTTGAGGTTTGATCAAGGCATCCTTAAAGAGGATGTAATTCTTTCAAAAGAGGGGTTTGATCTTTTACTTTCACTTAAAGACTCCATCGATAGTGTACGTGTTAAAGACTGGTTTTTAAATGCCAATCGTGTTGAAAATATCGTGTTAAGCGATGGAACAACACTGGATGTTACAACCATTCTACAACAATTCACCGTTACTGAAAATGCTGATGTCATAGACTTAGATAACCAAGACAATACCATAAATGCTTTGGGTGGCGATGACACCGTTCGCTCGTTTGGGGGAAATGACACCATCACCGCAGGAAGCGGAAACGATAGCGTGTACGCAGGTAGTGGAGATGATAAACTCTATGGCAATGAAGGCGATGACTTGCTCGATGCAGGAAGTGGAAATGACACTCTCGTCGGAGGAGTAGGTGCAGATACTCTTTATGGAGGAGCCGGAAATGATCTTTACATGTACACTAAAGGTGATGGTAAAGATATTCTCAGTGATGAGAGTGGTGAAGATACCTTGCGTTTTAGTGAAGGCATCACTAAAGATGATCTTATCGCCAAAGCCAGTGGCAATGACTTAATCATCGGCATTAAAGAAGAGGGAAAAACCTTTGATCAACTAACCGATACGATTACCATTAAAAACTACCTTAGTGGTGGAAAGTTAGAACATTTACTTTTAAATGATGGAACAGCTTTAGCGTTAAATGAACTCCAACAAGGCAGTGAAGCCAATGACTATTTAGCCTATGGCAATGAAGCCTCAACGGTTAATGGACTTGGTGGCAATGATACCATCATCACGGGAAGTGGTGCTGATGTCATTGATGGCGGAAGCGGAGATGACATTATCGATGCAGGAGATGGCGCTAATGATGTTGATGGAGGCGTTGGCAACGATACAATCAATGCAGGCAGTGGCAATGACGCTCTTATGGGCGGAAGCGGTAACGATAGCATTGTTGCAGGATCAGGTGCAGATGTCATCACGGGTGGTTTAGGCGATGATACGCTAAATGGTGGACTTGGCAACGATACCTACATCTTTAATCGTGGTGATGGCAAAGATACCATCGATGATGCGTACCGGTATGGATATAACAATCAACTAAGCCAGTATTCTGGCGAAGACACGCTTAAATTTGGAGAAAGCATCACCAAAGATGATCTTGTTGTGCTGAGTGTTGGAAATGATGTCATCATTGGCATCAAAGAAGAAGGTAAAAGCTTTGCAGAACTAAGCGATAAAATCACCCTTAAAAACTACACCGATTCAAACACCCGCGTTGAAAACATCCTTTTTGCAGATGGTTCTAACTTTCTCGTAAGTGATCTCTTTAGTGCAACCGAAGGGGCTGATCAGCTCATTTATGGCGATGTGAATGTCAATGTTGATGCCCTTGGAGGAAATGACACCATCATTTCAGGAAATGGCAATGACGTCATAGAAGGAGGAAGCGGAAATGACACTATCACTTCAAACAATGGCAACGACACGCTAAATGGTGGAAGTGGAGACGATACCCTTTATGCAGGTTCAGGTGAAGACATACTAAGTGGTGGTACAGGAGTCGATGATCTTCAAGGTGGACTAGGCGCAGATACTTACCTCTTTGGTAAAGGCGATGGCAAAGATAGCATCTATGATGACTACCGTTATAGTGGCAGTTACCAAGGCAACGCAGGACTAGATACCTTGAAATTTGGAGAAGGTGTTACCAAAGATGACCTTGTTATCCGAGTCAGTGGGAATGACCTTATTATCGGCATTAAAGAAGAGGGTAAAAACTTCGATGCACTGAGCGACACCGTCACGATTAAAGAGTACTTCAATGCTAACAACCGTATCGAAAAGCTACAGTTAAGCGATGGCACTTTAGTTGCACTTGAAGAGCTCCAACAAGGAACCGATGGAGATGACGTCCTTGTCTTTAATGATGACAATACGACTATCAATGCTCTTGGTGGCAATGATAAAATCACCACAGGTGCAGGTAATGATGTCATCGATGGCGGAGTCGGCAATGACACCATTTATAGCAACGCAGGCAATGACATCATCACCGCAGGAAGCGGAAACGATAGCGTATACGCTGGCAGTGGCGATGATAAACTCTATGGCAATGAAGGCGATGACCTGCTCGATGCAGGAAGTGGCAATGACACGCTTGTGGGAGGCGTTGGTGCAGATACCCTTTATGGCGGGGCAGGAAATGATCTTTACATGTACACTAAAGGTGATGGCAAAGATATCCTCAGTGATGAAAGTGGTGAAGATACCTTGCGTTTTAGTGAAGGCATCACTAAAGATGATCTTATCGCCAAAGCAAGTGGCAATGATTTAATCATCGGCATTAAAGAAGAGGGAAAAACCTTTGATCAACTCACTGATACGATTACCATTAAAAACTACCTTACCAGTGGCAAGTTAGAACATTTACTCTTAAATGATGGTACAGCTCTAGCATTAGATGAGCTTCAACAAGGCAGTGAAGCCAATGATTATCTTGTCTATAGCAATGAAGCTTCAACGGTCAATGGACTTGGTGGTAACGATACTATCATCACAGGAAGTGGTGCTGATGTCATTGATGGTGGAAGTGGAAACGATACCATTACTTCAGGTGGAGGAGCAGATAAAATCATCGGTGGGACAGGAGATGATGTTCTTAACGCAGAAGGTGGCGATGATGTACTCATCGGCAATGAAGGCGCTGACATCCTTCAAGCAGGTACAGGAGAAGATACGCTAAGCGGTGGCACAGGTGATGATAGCCTTTATGGAGGACTCGGAGATGACACCTACATCTTTAACAAAGGTGATGGAAAAGATAAACTAAGCGATGAAGGTGGTACCGATTTCATTAGCTTCGGTACAGGCATCGCAAAAGAAAATCTCATCTTTAAACAAGTAGGATACGACCTTATCGTGGCGATCAAAGAGGATGGAAAAACCTTTAGCACGCTTAGCGATAAGATCACTATAGCCAATTACTTTAAAGACACTACGACCATTGAAACATTGAAGTTTGCTGATGGAACCCAAATGACCAACAGCGAAGTAGCCGCCCTCTTTGTCAATGTCAACATCGAAGATACAATCTTTAGTAAACAAGGTGCTGTGCTTCGTGGTGGCAATGGTGATGATGTGTATGTTTACAATCAAGGTGATTTTACGGTGGTCATTGATGATTATTACTACAAAGACGCGCTTGAGGTCAATGCGGGAAAAGACACCCTCCAATTTGCTACAGGCATCAACAAATCTGATGTCACCATTGGTGTTAATGGAACAAGTCTTATCATCAAAATCAACAGTTCTGAAACCTACCAAGAGTTGCAAGATATCGTGGTTATCAAAGATTGGAAGTCTGAAAATCGAGGCATTGAAAAGATCATCTTTAGCAATGGTGAAGTGCTAGACATCTCTAAAACCGAGACATTTCCTACCATCACGTTCAATAACACTTGGACTTCAAAACGCTACTACGTTTATGGCAATGACAACGATGATATTGCTGGAACCACCAGTGCCGATACCATCGAAGCTGCCGGTGGAGCCGATGTGATTACTGCCGGTGCTGGCAATGACATCATTTATGGTCAAGATGGGGAGGATATCATCGATGGCGGATCCGGCGATGACAGGCTTATCGGTGGAGCCGGTGATGACTATATCAAAGATGATGCAGGTAACGATACGTATGTCTTTAACAAAGGCGATGGTAGAGATATCATCAAAGATACCGCTGGAACAGATGTACTCTTCTTTGGAGAGGGCATCAGCAAAGATGATATCGTCCTTCGTGTCTTTGATAATAACCTTGCCGTTGGACTCAAAGAAGGCACGACCTCTTTTTACAGACTTAGTGATCGCATTATCCTAAAAGATTGGTACAGTACAGGCGGACGCATTGAGTCCTTCCAGTTTAGTGATGGCACATCGATGAGTGTCAGTGACATCATCCAAAGTATTGGAACGGATAGCAATGATCTCATTAATGGACTTGATGACCAAAATGACATCTTAAATGGTGGCATCGGTAATGATACACTTGATGGTAAAGATGGAAATGATACACTAAATGGTGGTGTTGGTGCAGATACACTCATCGGTGGAAATGGCAATGATACCTTTGATGGCGGTTATGGAAATGACACGATAAGTGATATCAGTGGTGATGATACCTATATGTTTGGTAAAGGCATGGGAAAAGATACCATCACCGATAGTGCAGGACTTGATAGCATTGTTATGGCAAGCGGCATTCTAAAAAGTGATGTCATCTGGCAACAAGTAGGCAATGACCTTGTCATTGGCATTAAAGAAGACGGAAAAACATTTGATCAGCTTAACGATACGATTACGGTCAAGAATTGGTATACCGGTGGAATTACTAATCGTGTTGAGATAATTAAATTTACAGATGGAAGTACGATTAGTTCAAATGATATTCTCCCTGGAACTGAAGGAGTAGACAACCTAATATATGGCGCAGAGGACAACATTATTCATGCATTGGCTGGCAATGACACTATCTTAGCAGGAGCTGGCAATGACACACTTTATGGTGATGCAGGAAACGATAACCTCC
Above is a genomic segment from Sulfurospirillum halorespirans DSM 13726 containing:
- a CDS encoding calcium-binding protein; protein product: MEKIEVGYRNIGSMGGIEFYHKFLIYTRSDGSQYTISGWATNSPTDGTPYGKIQVEANFPYDQTNPDYPSAGQKQYRELITEGNNLTDIWNNMIDNAVSKNNVYPYDPLVQNSNTFADSVLKDAGLPSPINDNIFSYNEHWAPASDKELSKDVVPVVPNETLDGIKDNLKRMLGGWLDDIADQLGKSVDDVLKDIMGILASMGNSHSSVNPYDFNLTNSYFFQRCEPLALDTNKDGFIATTSVTESETYFDLTGDGIKERTGWIKGEDALLVYDANEDGQIGGISEVFGNATTEGFDELRDTIDSNYDNKIDRKDILFNRLQLWHDYDQDGSVDEGELKSLKEEGITSIDLNSVQTNIETNGHLISEASHYTTSTGEKELVADIHLAYDARDTIIDLVQQKDFTIDPTTLSLPNLRGYGLVVDSFIAYQTNENLATLAKQYANNAELISNDFDEYINEWSGYNAYKAEIAKKYNLSADVDMSDLDRKIWIMEKFSGKEELTSRIESNYETHAKTVTGNNDVTVTSINGQNRLVLVADYINTQYNTMLHRTESEFAIQSVFEDVFTGVSYSVDTDALSVTDASKLQQSLTNYLNDASIDIDSKVFLAQTIWMLNTTKSLTIDATALLATITDSMSHDLIQQTLTSGIDFTGTKGDDNLEVTGNTLVLGNSGNDIIQSHDSANQTYLFRKGDGSDILFDAGGNDTLRFDQGILKEDVILSKEGFDLLLSLKDSIDSVRVKDWFLNANRVENIVLSDGTTLDVTTILQQFTVTENADVIDLDNQDNTINALGGDDTVRSFGGNDTITAGSGNDSVYAGSGDDKLYGNEGDDLLDAGSGNDTLVGGVGADTLYGGAGNDLYMYTKGDGKDILSDESGEDTLRFSEGITKDDLIAKASGNDLIIGIKEEGKTFDQLTDTITIKNYLSGGKLEHLLLNDGTALALNELQQGSEANDYLAYGNEASTVNGLGGNDTIITGSGADVIDGGSGDDIIDAGDGANDVDGGVGNDTINAGSGNDALMGGSGNDSIVAGSGADVITGGLGDDTLNGGLGNDTYIFNRGDGKDTIDDAYRYGYNNQLSQYSGEDTLKFGESITKDDLVVLSVGNDVIIGIKEEGKSFAELSDKITLKNYTDSNTRVENILFADGSNFLVSDLFSATEGADQLIYGDVNVNVDALGGNDTIISGNGNDVIEGGSGNDTITSNNGNDTLNGGSGDDTLYAGSGEDILSGGTGVDDLQGGLGADTYLFGKGDGKDSIYDDYRYSGSYQGNAGLDTLKFGEGVTKDDLVIRVSGNDLIIGIKEEGKNFDALSDTVTIKEYFNANNRIEKLQLSDGTLVALEELQQGTDGDDVLVFNDDNTTINALGGNDKITTGAGNDVIDGGVGNDTIYSNAGNDIITAGSGNDSVYAGSGDDKLYGNEGDDLLDAGSGNDTLVGGVGADTLYGGAGNDLYMYTKGDGKDILSDESGEDTLRFSEGITKDDLIAKASGNDLIIGIKEEGKTFDQLTDTITIKNYLTSGKLEHLLLNDGTALALDELQQGSEANDYLVYSNEASTVNGLGGNDTIITGSGADVIDGGSGNDTITSGGGADKIIGGTGDDVLNAEGGDDVLIGNEGADILQAGTGEDTLSGGTGDDSLYGGLGDDTYIFNKGDGKDKLSDEGGTDFISFGTGIAKENLIFKQVGYDLIVAIKEDGKTFSTLSDKITIANYFKDTTTIETLKFADGTQMTNSEVAALFVNVNIEDTIFSKQGAVLRGGNGDDVYVYNQGDFTVVIDDYYYKDALEVNAGKDTLQFATGINKSDVTIGVNGTSLIIKINSSETYQELQDIVVIKDWKSENRGIEKIIFSNGEVLDISKTETFPTITFNNTWTSKRYYVYGNDNDDIAGTTSADTIEAAGGADVITAGAGNDIIYGQDGEDIIDGGSGDDRLIGGAGDDYIKDDAGNDTYVFNKGDGRDIIKDTAGTDVLFFGEGISKDDIVLRVFDNNLAVGLKEGTTSFYRLSDRIILKDWYSTGGRIESFQFSDGTSMSVSDIIQSIGTDSNDLINGLDDQNDILNGGIGNDTLDGKDGNDTLNGGVGADTLIGGNGNDTFDGGYGNDTISDISGDDTYMFGKGMGKDTITDSAGLDSIVMASGILKSDVIWQQVGNDLVIGIKEDGKTFDQLNDTITVKNWYTGGITNRVEIIKFTDGSTISSNDILPGTEGVDNLIYGAEDNIIHALAGNDTILAGAGNDTLYGDAGNDNLQGEAGNDTLYGGAGDDNLYGQLGDDVLDGGAGNDSLQGRSGNDTYLFGRGDGKDTVRENDFEDWNNKGNDTLKFKEGITADDILIKQVGHNLVIGIKEEGKTFDQLSDTITFENWLATSTQYYESNWSFNAYYSVENIAFSDGTTWNKADIMAHVGTDDNETIFGLDGSDTIHGGKGNDVLYGRPGNDTYIFDRGDGKDTIYDSYGTNQNGNNAGNDTLKFGEGISVDDLIIQKSGNDVIIGIKEDGKTLAELSDIITIKDWYNVNNRIEHVVLSDGTEIDTAFLFDPTENDDNLTYGAEDNEVHALGGNDLIVAGAGNDTLYGDAGNDNLQGEAGNDTLYGGAGDDNLYGQLGDDVLDGGAGNDSLQGRSGKIQSTIVMALIKMVTMLAMIP